The nucleotide window CGGCAGATTACATGCAGCAGACCGGCAGCGAAGAAACACAGGTGCAGCACGTCCTGGCCACGGCCCTGAGCCTGGTGGGGGGCTTTCTGCCCGAGGTGCGCCATCCCTTTATCCGGCGGTTGATCCTGGACAGCATCGAGGCGGCGCGGCAGGCAATCAGCGACGGCTATGATCTGAGACAGGAGGAAGGCTATGACGATGAGGACTAGCCGGGAACGGGTTGCCGTGATCGGCGGCGGCAGCTGGGGTACGGCCCTGGCCCATGTACTGGCGGGGAACGGGCATGACACGGTACTGTGGGTCTACGAACAGGATCTGGCGGCCGAGATGAGTTCCACCCGTGTCAACTCGCTCTACCTGCCCGGCTTCACGCTTGATCCCGCCCTGGCCGTCACCGGTAGTCTGCCGGAGGCGCTGGCGGACCGCACGATGATCATCCTGGTGACGCCGGTACAGGTCATGCGCAGCGTGTTGTCACAGGCCGCAGCGCTGGTCGGTCCCGGAACCATACTGGTGAATGCCTCCAAAGGCATCGAGCTGGGCACCCTGAACACCGTCTCCCAGATCTGCAGCGAGCTGTTGGGTGAGGCCGCGCTGGAAGGCTATGTTGCTCTTTCGGGTCCCACATTCGCCCGTGAAGTGGCAGCCGGACTACCGTCGCTGATCGTGGCCGCCTCCCGCAGCGAGCAGTGCGCCCGCCGGGTGCAGGCGGCATTCAGCAATCCCGTCTTCCGGGCCTACACCAACAGCGACGTGATCGGCGTCGAACTGGGAGGGGCAGTCAAAAACGTGATCGCCATTGCCGCCGGCATCTGCGATGGTCTCGGATTCGGCCACAACGCCCGGGCAGCCCTGATTACCCGCGGATTGTCGGAGATGAACCGGCTGGGACTGGCCATGGGAGCCCAACACGCCACCTTTGCCGGACTGGCAGGCATGGGGGACCTGGTGCTGACCTGCACCGGCGACCTCTCCCGCAACCGCACGGTGGGATACAAGCTGGGACAGGGCATGCGGCTGGCCGATATCCTGGCTGAAATGCGCATGGTGGCCGAGGGAATCAAAACGTCGGAATCGGTCTATCAATTGGCCTGCCGGTTGGGGGTAGAGATGCCGATTGTGGAGAAGGTCTTCCAGATCCTCCACGAGGACAAGCCTGCCAAACAGGCGGTCAGCGAGCTGATGGCGCGGGATCTGAAGGCGGAGATGTAATGGGGGAACGATGCGCATAGGACACGGATACGACGTCCACCGGCTTGTGGAGGAGAGGAAGCTGATCATCGGCGGGGTGGAGATCCCCTGGGAGAAGGGGTTGTTGGGGCATTCCGATGCCGATGTCCTCCTGCACGCCATCAGCGATGCCATACTGGGGGCCATCGGTGAAGGGGACATCGGCAAGCATTTTCCCGATACCGATCCGGCCTTCAAGGGGGCCGACAGCCTGAAGCTGCTGGAGCATGTCGGTCGATTGGCCGCCGAGCGCGGCTATCGTCTCGGCAACCTAGATGCCACCATCATTGCCCAGCGACCCAAGATGGCCCCGCACATTCCGCAGATGCGGGCCAATATCGCCCGGGTGCTCGGTGCAGAGGCCGGGCAGGTCAACGTCAAGGCCACCACCGAGGAGGGGCTCGGCTTTTCAGGCCGCGGCGAAGGAATCTCATCCCACGCGGTAGTGATCATGATGCCTGTGTAGCGCGTCAGCTGTGCAGTACGGAAAAACAAAAAGACCAGCGATGGATTCATTCCGCGCTGGTCTTTTTGGTTCGTAAAGCGCTGCTGCCTCGGCCGAATCACAGCCCCTTTTTGTTCAGTTCTTCCACCAGGCGTTTTTGCTCGGCGTTCAGGTTCTCCGGTATGCGCACGGTAACCTTCACGAACAGATCCCCCTTGGTGTTCGAACCGACCGGTTTGACGCCGAAACCCTTCAGACGGATCTTGGTCCCCGGCTGGATGCCGGCCGGCACCTTGATGCGCTTGTCCCCTTCCAGAGTAGGCACATCCAGGGATGTGCCCAGACAGGCGGCACTGAAAGGAATGGGGCGTTCCACGAAGAGATCGCCGCCATCCCGGGTAAAGACCGGGTCGGGCAGCACCCGGATGATCAGGTACAGGTCGCCGGCCGGACCGCCACCCTCACCCTGACCCCCCTTGCCGGCAATGCGGATCTTGCTGCCGTTGTCCACCCCTGCCGGGATCTTGACCTTGATCTCCTCGCGGCTGCCGTTGCGTCGGAAGGCGACGACTTTCTCCGCGCCGCTCACCGCGTCACGGAAGCTGACATCGGTCTCCATTTCCAGGTCGCCCCCCTTCTGAGGGCCTGCACGGAAGCCTCCCCGGCCCCCCCGACCGAAGGCGCCGCCGAACAGGCGTGAGAAGATGTCTTCTCCTCCCCCCATGCCCATGTCCCTGAAGGTGCCGCCGAAGTCGAAATTGCGGAAGATGTCTTCCTGGCTGTACTGCTTGTGGAAACCGCTGGAACCGAAGGTGTCGTACTGTTCCTTCTTCTGCGTGTCCGAAAGCACGGCATAGGCCTCGTTGATCTCCTTGAACTTATCCTCGGCCGCCTTATCCCCCGGATTGCGGTCAGGGTGATATTTGACGGCCAACTTACGGAATGCCTTCTTTATCTCATCGGGGGTCGCCTTTTTATCCACCCCGAGAGTCTTGTAATAATCGGTCTGAGCCATGCCGGCAGTGTCCTTTCCTTCTGAAATCTAAACAAAATGTAAGCCCTGTTGCGGCCGGTGTCAACGGAGTATCGACCCATTCATGCCCTGAAACGCAGGGGTGTTGACTTTGCCATAGAAAGATCGTATTGAAATAAAAGCAATTTTGGTATTCGTCACCTGCCGGCGGATGGTTGCTCGGACGCCATCTGACGGCTGCCGCATTCTGAATCCCCGCCCGGCATAAACCACGGACAAAGGCTTTTCAGGCCCGCAGACAGGGATGCCATGGATTCGGTCCCACCAGAAACGGAGTTCCCCTCGTGGAAATAGCAGTCTTTGCAGCAGGTCTGGCAGCAGGTCTCGCAGTTGCCGGTGTATTTCTGAAAAAGCGCCTGAGCGATGCCGTGAGGCTGGCCCGTGGCGAAGGGCAGGTCGAGCTTGCCTTGCTGAATGAGCGTCTCCATGGTGCCACCGAAGAGGCGGACCGCCTGCGCACCTCCCTGTCCGATTCGGAACAGCAACGGGAGCTTCTGCGGCAGTCGCTGGAGAGGTCGCGCAGCGAGTGCGCCCAGCTGTCGGAACGTGCGGGGCGTTTAACTGTCCTGGAAAACGAGCTGAAAAGCGTTGCCGCACATGCAGAGGCACAGAGCCAGCAGGTTTCCTCCTTGCGCCAGCACCTGAGCGCTGCCCAGTCGACCCTGACAAGCAGGCTCGAAGAGATTGCCCGCCTTACCGATGAAGCCAGGGAACTCACGCTCCGGCGCGACTCCCTGCTCGTGGATCTGCAGACCCTGAATGCACGCTTTACGGAAGTATCCACCACCCTGGATGCGGAGCGCCGGCAGAACGAAGAAAAGCTGGTGTTGCTCAACGATGCCCGCGAGCAGCTTTCCAACCAGTTCAAGGCGCTGGCCAGCGAGATCCTGGAGGAGAAGGCCAAGCGTTTTACCGAGCAGAACCAGTCCAACATCGGACAGCTGCTGGAACCGCTCAAGGTCAAGCTGTCCGAGTTCCAGGGCAAGGTGGAGGAGGTCTACGTGCAGGAGGGCAAAGAGCGCAGTGCCCTGGCGGCCCAGGTCAAGCACCTGATGGACCTCAATCGGCAGCTCTCCGACGACGCCAACAACCTCACCCGTGCCCTGAAGGGCTCCAGCAAGACCCAGGGCAACTGGGGCGAAATGATCCTGGAGAAGATCCTGGAGTCATCCGGGTTGCGCAAGGGGCACGAATACGACGTGCAGGAGAGCCACACCCGCGAGGATGGCAGCCGTCTCCAGCCCGATGTGGTCATCCATCTGCCCGAGGGGCGGCACATCATTGCTGATGCAAAGGTATCGCTGATCGCCTACGAAGAGTACGTCAACGCGGACGACGACAATGGCCGGAATGCAGCCTGCAAGCGGCACATCGATTCGGTGCGGGGGCATATCAAAGGGCTGTCGGAGAAGAATTATCACGGCATCCACGGGGTGAAGTCCCTCGACTTCGTGCTGATGTTCATCCCGGTGGAACCGGCCTTCATGCTGGCCATCTCCCAGGACACCGAGCTGTGGCAGGATGCCTGGAAACGGAACGTGCTGCTGGTCAGCCCCAGCACGCTGCTGTTCGTGGTGCGCACCGTGGCCCATCTGTGGCGCCAGGAGCAGCAGAACCGCAACGCACAGGAAATCGCCCGGCGGGGAGCGGAACTGTATGATAAACTGGTGGGATTCGTGGATGATCTGAAGGGGGTCGGCTCCCGGCTGAAACAGGCCCAGGGAGAATATGACAAGGCCTATGGCAAATTCGTAGAAGGGCGCGGCAACGTCATTCGCCAGGCCGAGATGTTGAAGGCCCTGGGAGTGAAGCCGAACAAGGCCATGCCGGCCGACATGCTGGAAGCTGCCATGGAGGAGCCGGCACTGCTGCCGGGCATGCCCGCTCCAGCTGATGCCCTTTCCGGCATGCAGCACGCGGATACGGATCGTTTACAGCCTCAATAACTCCTGGTTTCGGGAAAGGATGCGGAGATGAAAAAAGTGATCGTGATCGGCGGCGGCATCTCGGGTCTCTCCACTGCCTGGCTGCTGCGGGACAAGGCCCGCAGGGCCGGCATCGAGCTGGACCTGACGTTGCTGGAAAAAGAGGCCACGCCGGGGGGCAAGATCCGCAGCATCCGGGAGGAGGGCTATTTGTGCGAGTGGGGCCCCAACGGTTTTCTGGACAGCAAGCCCCAGACCCTGGATCTGTGCGGCGCGATCGGCGTCGGCGGCAGCCTCCATCGCAGCAACGACAATGCCCGCAAACGCTTCATTTACACGGGGGGTGAACTGCACCGCCTGCCGGAAAATGGCCCTTCCTTTCTGAAGAGCGGGCTGATCTCCTGGCCGGGCAAGCTACGCCTGGCCTTGGAGCCGACCCCGTTCATCGCCAGAGCCCCCGGGGGGGACGAAAGCCTGGCCGCCTTCGGTCGCCGCCGCCTGGGTCAGGAGGCGTTGGACAAACTGATCGCGCCCATGGTATCCGGCATCTTTGCCGGCGACCCGGAAACCATGTCGCTCAACTCCTGTTTCCCCCGCATCGCCGAGCTGGAGCGTGAGTACGGCGGGTTGATCCGCGCCATGGTCATGCTGGCCAGGAAGAAGAAAAAAGAGGTGGCCGAGGGGAAGGTGGTTTCCAGCGCCGCCGGACCGGGGGGCGTTTTGACCTCCTTCCGCGAGGGGATCCAATTCCTGACCGACGCCCTGAACGCCTCGCTGGGGGATATCGTCCAAACGGGAATTCAGGTGACGGCGGTGGAGCAGGGGCAATCGGCTCCGTACCGTTTGCAATGCAGCGACGGCCGCGAGTACGAGGCCGATGTCGTCATCGTTGCCTCGCCCGCGTTTGCTGCGGCTGAGATGCTGTCCGGCTGCGACGATACGCTGGCGACCATTCTGCGCCAGATCCCCTATGCCAGTATGACGGTGGTCTGCTTCGGCTACGAGCGTGACCGCATCGGCCATCCCCTGGACGGCTTCGGCTACCTGATCCCCAAAAAGGAGGGGTGCAGCATTCTCGGCACCCTGTGGGACTCCAGCATGTTCGAGAACCGGGCGCCGCAGGGGAAGGTGCTCCTGCGCAGCATGATGGGTGGGGCCTGTTTTCCGCAGTACGTCACACTGAGCGACGACGAGGTGCGGACAAGGGTGATGAAGGACCTGAAGGATGTGATGGGGATTACGGCAGATCCCTCCTTTGTGCGCATCTTCCGGCACGAGCAGGCTATCCCCCAGTATACCGTTGGGCACGGCCAGCGCCTGGCAGGGCTGGAGGAACGGCTGAAAGGCCATGCGGGCCTGATTCTGACCGGCAACTCCTACCGCGGCATCGGGCTGAACGACTGTGTGGCCGCTGCCCAGCGCGCTTCGGACGAGGTACTTACACTCCTCGGACAATAATGAGTTATGCAGAAAAACAGGCG belongs to Geobacter sp. SVR and includes:
- a CDS encoding NAD(P)H-dependent glycerol-3-phosphate dehydrogenase yields the protein MRTSRERVAVIGGGSWGTALAHVLAGNGHDTVLWVYEQDLAAEMSSTRVNSLYLPGFTLDPALAVTGSLPEALADRTMIILVTPVQVMRSVLSQAAALVGPGTILVNASKGIELGTLNTVSQICSELLGEAALEGYVALSGPTFAREVAAGLPSLIVAASRSEQCARRVQAAFSNPVFRAYTNSDVIGVELGGAVKNVIAIAAGICDGLGFGHNARAALITRGLSEMNRLGLAMGAQHATFAGLAGMGDLVLTCTGDLSRNRTVGYKLGQGMRLADILAEMRMVAEGIKTSESVYQLACRLGVEMPIVEKVFQILHEDKPAKQAVSELMARDLKAEM
- the ispF gene encoding 2-C-methyl-D-erythritol 2,4-cyclodiphosphate synthase, producing MRIGHGYDVHRLVEERKLIIGGVEIPWEKGLLGHSDADVLLHAISDAILGAIGEGDIGKHFPDTDPAFKGADSLKLLEHVGRLAAERGYRLGNLDATIIAQRPKMAPHIPQMRANIARVLGAEAGQVNVKATTEEGLGFSGRGEGISSHAVVIMMPV
- a CDS encoding DnaJ C-terminal domain-containing protein; the encoded protein is MAQTDYYKTLGVDKKATPDEIKKAFRKLAVKYHPDRNPGDKAAEDKFKEINEAYAVLSDTQKKEQYDTFGSSGFHKQYSQEDIFRNFDFGGTFRDMGMGGGEDIFSRLFGGAFGRGGRGGFRAGPQKGGDLEMETDVSFRDAVSGAEKVVAFRRNGSREEIKVKIPAGVDNGSKIRIAGKGGQGEGGGPAGDLYLIIRVLPDPVFTRDGGDLFVERPIPFSAACLGTSLDVPTLEGDKRIKVPAGIQPGTKIRLKGFGVKPVGSNTKGDLFVKVTVRIPENLNAEQKRLVEELNKKGL
- the rmuC gene encoding DNA recombination protein RmuC translates to MEIAVFAAGLAAGLAVAGVFLKKRLSDAVRLARGEGQVELALLNERLHGATEEADRLRTSLSDSEQQRELLRQSLERSRSECAQLSERAGRLTVLENELKSVAAHAEAQSQQVSSLRQHLSAAQSTLTSRLEEIARLTDEARELTLRRDSLLVDLQTLNARFTEVSTTLDAERRQNEEKLVLLNDAREQLSNQFKALASEILEEKAKRFTEQNQSNIGQLLEPLKVKLSEFQGKVEEVYVQEGKERSALAAQVKHLMDLNRQLSDDANNLTRALKGSSKTQGNWGEMILEKILESSGLRKGHEYDVQESHTREDGSRLQPDVVIHLPEGRHIIADAKVSLIAYEEYVNADDDNGRNAACKRHIDSVRGHIKGLSEKNYHGIHGVKSLDFVLMFIPVEPAFMLAISQDTELWQDAWKRNVLLVSPSTLLFVVRTVAHLWRQEQQNRNAQEIARRGAELYDKLVGFVDDLKGVGSRLKQAQGEYDKAYGKFVEGRGNVIRQAEMLKALGVKPNKAMPADMLEAAMEEPALLPGMPAPADALSGMQHADTDRLQPQ
- the hemG gene encoding protoporphyrinogen oxidase; translated protein: MKKVIVIGGGISGLSTAWLLRDKARRAGIELDLTLLEKEATPGGKIRSIREEGYLCEWGPNGFLDSKPQTLDLCGAIGVGGSLHRSNDNARKRFIYTGGELHRLPENGPSFLKSGLISWPGKLRLALEPTPFIARAPGGDESLAAFGRRRLGQEALDKLIAPMVSGIFAGDPETMSLNSCFPRIAELEREYGGLIRAMVMLARKKKKEVAEGKVVSSAAGPGGVLTSFREGIQFLTDALNASLGDIVQTGIQVTAVEQGQSAPYRLQCSDGREYEADVVIVASPAFAAAEMLSGCDDTLATILRQIPYASMTVVCFGYERDRIGHPLDGFGYLIPKKEGCSILGTLWDSSMFENRAPQGKVLLRSMMGGACFPQYVTLSDDEVRTRVMKDLKDVMGITADPSFVRIFRHEQAIPQYTVGHGQRLAGLEERLKGHAGLILTGNSYRGIGLNDCVAAAQRASDEVLTLLGQ